A region from the Rheinheimera mangrovi genome encodes:
- a CDS encoding SURF1 family protein: protein MTTQPFVRHLSRHWLLAVFTLVAFALLIKLSYWQWQRAEQKQTQLDQLHQAEQQGPVQWIDLASIPAEQQDGLMLQGKAVWLKPAVWLLDNQLIQGKAGYDVVIPVLVSNQGPAVLVNLGWVAAPPSRDQLPELGIPEQFDLKALLRTELKGFRLGQNLENTGLWPQRMQQVEPAELAQVLGQELAPVLLYQQQSPYLYHYNAVVMPPEKHRAYALQWLLLAVAVVVIGWFMSKKEL from the coding sequence ATGACCACCCAGCCTTTTGTTCGTCATCTGTCCCGACACTGGCTGCTGGCTGTATTCACTCTGGTCGCTTTTGCGCTTTTGATCAAGTTGAGTTACTGGCAATGGCAGCGCGCCGAACAAAAGCAAACTCAATTGGATCAGTTGCACCAGGCAGAGCAGCAAGGGCCGGTGCAGTGGATAGATTTAGCGTCCATACCAGCGGAGCAACAAGACGGCCTGATGCTACAAGGCAAAGCGGTCTGGTTAAAACCTGCGGTCTGGCTGTTGGATAATCAGCTGATCCAGGGCAAAGCAGGCTACGACGTGGTGATCCCTGTGCTGGTATCCAATCAGGGCCCAGCAGTTTTAGTGAACTTGGGTTGGGTTGCTGCGCCGCCCAGCCGCGATCAATTGCCCGAACTTGGCATTCCGGAACAGTTTGATTTAAAAGCGTTATTGCGCACTGAACTCAAAGGCTTTCGCCTCGGCCAAAATTTAGAAAACACCGGTTTATGGCCACAGCGGATGCAACAAGTGGAACCTGCGGAACTGGCGCAAGTGCTGGGGCAAGAGTTGGCTCCGGTTCTGCTGTATCAGCAACAATCCCCTTATCTGTACCACTACAACGCTGTGGTGATGCCGCCGGAAAAACACCGGGCTTATGCGCTGCAATGGTTGCTGCTGGCAGTTGCTGTAGTCGTGATCGGCTGGTTTATGTCAAAGAAGGAGCTGTAA
- a CDS encoding cytochrome c oxidase assembly protein — MALKHQPIVVKLCLLTAAMFGFGYALVPLYDVFCDLTGLNGKTSSMAATAEAAIPDKKREVLVEFIARPNNNMPWVFEPVVHKLRVHPGEIHRIDYMAHNVTGRAMTAQAVPSVSPGQAALYFNKMECFCFTQQHLTAGQQLLMPLQFYVDPALPEQFSTITLSYTLYEVEAATPVTAQTATGDNNE; from the coding sequence ATGGCACTGAAGCATCAACCTATAGTGGTTAAATTATGTCTGCTGACGGCAGCCATGTTTGGTTTTGGTTATGCCTTAGTGCCTTTGTACGACGTATTTTGTGATTTAACAGGCCTGAACGGTAAAACCTCTAGCATGGCAGCGACAGCAGAAGCGGCTATACCGGATAAAAAACGTGAAGTGCTGGTGGAGTTTATTGCCCGTCCGAATAACAACATGCCCTGGGTGTTTGAACCAGTGGTGCACAAACTGCGGGTGCATCCGGGGGAGATCCACCGCATTGATTATATGGCGCACAATGTCACAGGCCGTGCCATGACAGCTCAGGCTGTGCCTTCGGTGTCGCCGGGGCAGGCTGCTTTGTATTTTAATAAAATGGAATGTTTCTGTTTTACCCAACAACATCTGACGGCAGGTCAGCAGTTATTAATGCCGTTGCAATTTTACGTCGATCCCGCACTACCGGAACAGTTCAGCACTATCACTTTGTCCTACACCTTGTACGAAGTAGAAGCTGCCACCCCGGTCACTGCACAGACAGCAACAGGGGATAACAATGAGTGA
- the tesB gene encoding acyl-CoA thioesterase II: MSQVLADLLSLLKLETIEQGLYRGQSQDLGFKAVFGGQVMGQALSASKETVEADRKVHSFHSYFLRPGDASKPIVYEVENIRDGKSFSTRRVSAIQFGKPIFYMTASFQAEEQGFEHQELMPRVPAPEDLVSDLEFYREHAHLIPESLRSKFICEKPIEMRPVAFHNPFNPQISQAKRYVWFKANGVMPDDLRVHKYLLAYASDFNFLPTALQPHGKSFMAPNMQVATIDHAMWFHHDFRFDDWLLYAVDSPSASGARGLVRGQFFNRDGVLVASTMQEGVIRSYDKAR, translated from the coding sequence ATGAGTCAGGTATTGGCCGATTTACTGTCACTATTAAAACTGGAAACAATCGAACAAGGTTTATACAGAGGTCAAAGTCAGGACCTGGGGTTTAAAGCTGTGTTTGGTGGTCAGGTGATGGGGCAGGCGTTGTCTGCCTCTAAAGAAACAGTGGAAGCTGACCGTAAGGTGCATTCGTTCCACTCTTATTTTTTGCGGCCAGGCGATGCCAGTAAACCTATAGTGTATGAAGTAGAAAACATTCGCGACGGCAAAAGCTTCAGTACGCGCCGCGTCAGCGCTATCCAGTTTGGTAAACCCATTTTTTATATGACGGCTTCTTTTCAGGCTGAAGAACAAGGTTTTGAGCATCAGGAACTGATGCCTCGTGTACCTGCACCAGAGGACTTAGTGTCGGATCTGGAGTTCTACCGCGAGCACGCTCATTTAATTCCTGAGTCTTTGCGCAGTAAATTTATCTGTGAAAAACCAATAGAAATGCGCCCTGTAGCCTTTCATAATCCCTTTAATCCGCAGATCAGCCAAGCTAAACGTTATGTTTGGTTTAAAGCCAATGGCGTGATGCCAGATGATTTACGGGTGCACAAATATTTACTAGCCTATGCATCGGATTTTAATTTCCTGCCGACCGCTTTGCAGCCTCATGGTAAATCCTTTATGGCGCCTAATATGCAAGTTGCCACTATAGATCATGCGATGTGGTTCCATCATGATTTCCGCTTTGACGACTGGTTACTCTATGCAGTAGACAGCCCAAGTGCATCCGGTGCCCGTGGCTTGGTACGTGGTCAGTTTTTTAATCGGGATGGTGTGTTAGTGGCGTCCACTATGCAAGAAGGTGTGATCCGTAGTTACGACAAAGCCCGATAA
- the coxB gene encoding cytochrome c oxidase subunit II yields MAKTSYLCWSLLTFLLAFSTQSAEMPLNMTQGVTEISQQVYHLHMKIFYICCAIGVAVFGVMFWSIIHHRKSKGVEPAQFHESTKVELLWTALPVVILILMAIPATQTLIAMEDTSEADVTILITGSQWKWHYKYMDHKVEYYSLLATPRKQIDNKLKKGENYLLEVDRPLVIPTGKKVRFLVTSDDVIHSWWVPAFAVKKDANPGFINEAWTKVDQAGVYRGQCAELCGKDHGFMPVVVIAKDQADFEQWIAQEAATQAAAKAEEQKLLSMNMSKEELMTLGEKTYMGYCAACHQPTGMGIPGVFPALKGSKMALEDLPAHIDIVLNGKTGTAMQAFAKQLSLSEIAAVITYERNAWDNNTGDLVQAADIAKAQKP; encoded by the coding sequence GTGGCGAAAACCAGTTATCTGTGTTGGTCGCTGCTAACCTTTTTGCTTGCGTTTTCGACGCAGTCTGCAGAAATGCCTTTGAACATGACTCAAGGGGTTACAGAAATCAGTCAGCAGGTTTACCACCTGCATATGAAGATTTTTTACATTTGCTGTGCAATAGGGGTAGCGGTATTTGGGGTGATGTTTTGGTCCATCATCCACCATCGTAAGTCGAAGGGCGTCGAGCCCGCCCAATTTCATGAGAGCACCAAAGTAGAGCTGCTTTGGACTGCTTTACCTGTAGTTATTCTTATTTTAATGGCGATACCCGCCACCCAAACTCTGATAGCGATGGAAGACACCTCTGAAGCTGACGTGACTATTCTGATCACTGGCTCACAATGGAAGTGGCACTACAAATACATGGACCACAAAGTAGAGTACTACTCTTTGCTGGCCACACCCCGTAAGCAGATCGACAACAAACTGAAAAAAGGCGAGAACTACCTGTTGGAAGTCGACAGGCCTTTGGTGATCCCTACAGGCAAAAAAGTACGCTTTTTAGTCACCTCAGATGATGTGATCCACTCCTGGTGGGTGCCGGCTTTTGCGGTGAAAAAAGATGCCAACCCTGGCTTTATCAATGAAGCCTGGACCAAAGTGGACCAAGCCGGCGTCTACAGAGGTCAATGTGCTGAGCTCTGTGGGAAAGACCATGGTTTTATGCCTGTCGTTGTTATTGCCAAAGATCAGGCCGATTTTGAGCAGTGGATAGCTCAGGAAGCTGCTACTCAGGCCGCTGCCAAAGCTGAAGAACAAAAGCTGCTGTCGATGAATATGAGTAAAGAAGAGTTAATGACCTTGGGTGAAAAAACCTACATGGGTTATTGCGCTGCCTGCCATCAACCTACGGGCATGGGCATTCCGGGCGTCTTTCCTGCGCTTAAAGGTAGCAAAATGGCATTGGAGGATTTACCTGCCCATATCGACATAGTGCTGAACGGCAAAACCGGTACCGCTATGCAGGCTTTTGCTAAACAGCTGAGTTTAAGTGAAATTGCGGCAGTGATTACCTATGAGCGTAATGCCTGGGATAACAATACAGGCGATCTGGTGCAAGCTGCCGATATCGCCAAAGCACAAAAACCATAG
- the ctaD gene encoding cytochrome c oxidase subunit I translates to MSTVTTDPHAHAEHEHHHGPAKGLKRWLYTTNHKDIGTLYLLFALTMFFIGGAMAMVIRAELFQPGLQIVQPDFFNQMTTVHGLIMVFGAVMPAFTGLANWLVPMMIGAPDMALPRMNNWSFWILPFAFSILLLSLFMEGGGPGFGWTFYAPLSTTYSSDSTALFVFSVHIMGISSIMGAINVIVTIMNLRAPGMTYMKMPLFVWTWFITAYLLIAVMPVLAGAVTMVLTDKYFGTSFFDAAGGGDPVLFQHIFWFFGHPEVYIMILPAFGIVSSIVPTFARKPLFGYASMVYATSSIALLSFLVWAHHMFTTGMPVFAELFFMYCTMLIAVPTGVKVFNWVATMWRGAMTFEVPMMFALAFIVLFTIGGFSGLMLAITPADFQYHDTYFVVAHFHYVLVTGAIFSIMAAAYYWLPKWTGHMYDETLGQWHFWCSLISVNVLFFPMHFVGLAGMPRRIPDYALQFADFNALISIGGFAFGLSQLLFVWLVVKCIKGGEKATDQVWEGAEGLEWTIPSPAPYHSFTTPPEIK, encoded by the coding sequence ATGAGTACTGTTACTACAGATCCACATGCTCATGCTGAGCATGAGCATCATCATGGGCCAGCCAAAGGCTTAAAACGCTGGCTTTATACCACCAACCACAAAGACATAGGTACTTTGTACCTGCTGTTTGCATTGACTATGTTTTTTATCGGCGGAGCTATGGCTATGGTGATCCGGGCTGAGTTATTCCAGCCAGGTTTGCAAATAGTACAACCCGACTTTTTTAACCAGATGACCACAGTACATGGCCTGATCATGGTATTTGGTGCTGTGATGCCGGCCTTTACCGGTCTGGCCAACTGGCTGGTGCCTATGATGATAGGCGCGCCGGACATGGCCTTGCCAAGGATGAACAACTGGAGCTTCTGGATCTTACCTTTTGCTTTTAGCATCCTGCTGCTGTCTTTATTTATGGAAGGCGGTGGACCTGGTTTTGGCTGGACTTTCTATGCTCCGCTATCCACTACCTACAGCAGCGACAGCACGGCACTTTTTGTGTTCTCTGTTCATATCATGGGTATTTCATCCATTATGGGCGCTATCAACGTGATAGTAACCATTATGAACCTGCGCGCTCCAGGCATGACCTACATGAAAATGCCTTTGTTTGTCTGGACCTGGTTTATTACGGCTTACCTGCTGATTGCTGTAATGCCTGTGCTGGCCGGTGCTGTCACTATGGTGCTGACCGATAAATACTTTGGTACCAGCTTTTTTGATGCGGCCGGTGGCGGCGACCCTGTGTTGTTCCAGCATATTTTCTGGTTTTTTGGTCACCCCGAAGTCTACATCATGATTCTGCCCGCCTTTGGTATTGTCTCAAGCATAGTACCGACCTTTGCCCGTAAACCCTTGTTTGGTTATGCCTCTATGGTGTACGCCACCTCCAGTATTGCGCTGCTGTCCTTTTTAGTTTGGGCGCATCATATGTTCACGACTGGTATGCCGGTGTTCGCAGAACTGTTTTTTATGTATTGCACCATGCTAATCGCTGTGCCGACCGGGGTGAAAGTCTTTAACTGGGTGGCCACTATGTGGCGGGGCGCTATGACCTTTGAAGTGCCTATGATGTTTGCCCTGGCCTTTATTGTGCTCTTTACCATAGGGGGCTTCTCCGGCTTGATGCTGGCCATTACGCCTGCCGACTTCCAGTACCATGACACCTACTTTGTGGTCGCACATTTCCACTATGTGTTAGTCACAGGCGCCATCTTCTCTATTATGGCGGCGGCCTATTACTGGCTACCAAAGTGGACTGGTCATATGTACGACGAAACTCTGGGGCAATGGCATTTCTGGTGTTCGTTAATTTCGGTCAACGTGCTGTTTTTCCCAATGCATTTTGTTGGCCTAGCTGGTATGCCACGACGGATCCCGGATTACGCCCTGCAATTTGCTGACTTTAATGCGCTGATCAGCATTGGTGGATTTGCCTTTGGTTTATCTCAGCTGTTGTTTGTCTGGCTGGTGGTGAAATGCATTAAAGGCGGTGAAAAAGCCACAGATCAGGTATGGGAAGGCGCTGAGGGCCTGGAATGGACAATCCCTTCGCCAGCGCCTTATCACAGCTTTACTACACCACCTGAAATCAAGTAG
- the plsB gene encoding glycerol-3-phosphate 1-O-acyltransferase PlsB codes for MLKPITWLAKLLYWPLKPLVRCKIVPEPVAENLALDSKQPVFYITRTASSSDLATLARVCHRLGLPDPMTPVQLDNTSLSRTIFLEQPRVLWGSRASTDALQQGLALLQAHQRDPNFSAQLIPVSVLWGRAPGKEDSVKSMLGESESPSWLAKLFIVLISGRHTLVRFSKAVSVRQIIENATVNEDTAHKLLRVARFHFYRQRLAATGPKLPDRAALFNSLLASDALKKAIEEEAQSKKISIREARAEALKLLEEIAADYRESTLRVGDRFLGWLWKKLYSGLKITNGQVLTDLVQKGHEIVYVPCHRSHMDYLLLSYVIYHQGLAPPHIAAGINLNFWPVGNFFRRGGAFFIRRSFSGEKLYSAVFREYLSQLFSKGYPVKYYSEGGRSRTGRLLQPKTGMLAMTVQAVLRGIDRPISLVPVYLGYEHVMEVNTYLTELKGSSKKKESIGGVFSAARKLRDYGYGYVNFGQPISLNAFLNQQEPDWRASIETADLQKPSWLNPAVAALATQIMQRINQAAALNSINLIATCLLATRQHSLTRQELTTQLEFYRNLQHHAPYHASVTLPEGSVSQWIDHAIRLKKVEVSQDSFGQIIQLTPENAILLSYYRNNVCHLFMLPAILATALLQHPGLTKVQLVNICQLLQPLLQHELFLQLEHFNDYISQVLEQLQKHQLVEVQGQYLQAAPVQQAGHFMLELLAHNAQDVLQRYAVVLNLLQLRSPLTRADLEQQSHELAQRLSTLHGISSPEYHDKQLFSTLINALRDAGYCHTNEQNELEATAILLPLQQTVNGLLRADVLQTVLSIVKKA; via the coding sequence ATGTTAAAACCAATCACATGGTTAGCTAAGCTGCTGTATTGGCCACTCAAACCTTTGGTCAGATGCAAAATAGTGCCGGAACCTGTAGCTGAAAATCTGGCGCTGGACTCCAAACAGCCGGTGTTTTATATCACAAGAACCGCCTCTTCCAGCGATTTAGCGACCTTAGCCCGCGTCTGTCATAGACTCGGATTGCCCGATCCTATGACGCCGGTGCAATTGGACAATACCAGCTTGTCCCGTACTATATTCCTTGAACAACCTCGTGTGCTCTGGGGCAGTCGCGCCTCCACCGACGCCCTACAACAAGGGCTGGCTTTGTTGCAGGCGCATCAGCGGGACCCGAATTTTTCAGCGCAACTTATCCCTGTATCAGTGCTCTGGGGCAGAGCTCCGGGTAAAGAAGACAGTGTGAAATCTATGCTCGGTGAATCTGAATCCCCAAGCTGGCTGGCCAAGCTGTTTATTGTGTTGATTTCCGGTCGTCATACCTTAGTGCGTTTCAGTAAAGCCGTCTCTGTACGGCAGATCATTGAAAATGCCACTGTCAACGAAGACACAGCTCACAAATTATTGCGGGTGGCACGTTTTCATTTTTACCGTCAGCGTTTGGCGGCAACAGGTCCTAAACTGCCGGACAGAGCTGCATTATTTAACTCTTTACTGGCATCCGATGCGTTAAAAAAGGCCATTGAAGAAGAAGCTCAAAGTAAAAAAATCAGCATCAGAGAAGCGAGAGCTGAAGCTTTAAAACTGTTGGAAGAAATAGCAGCGGATTACCGCGAATCCACCTTAAGAGTGGGCGACCGTTTCCTCGGCTGGTTATGGAAAAAGCTGTACTCAGGCTTAAAAATCACTAATGGTCAGGTGCTGACGGATTTAGTGCAAAAAGGCCATGAGATTGTTTATGTGCCCTGCCATCGTAGTCATATGGATTATCTGTTGCTTAGCTACGTCATTTACCATCAGGGTTTAGCTCCACCCCATATAGCCGCTGGTATTAACCTGAATTTCTGGCCTGTAGGTAATTTTTTCCGCCGCGGTGGTGCTTTTTTTATTCGCCGTAGTTTTAGCGGTGAAAAACTCTATTCTGCTGTGTTTCGTGAGTACTTAAGCCAACTGTTCAGCAAAGGTTATCCGGTGAAGTATTACTCCGAAGGGGGGCGCAGCCGCACAGGCCGTTTGCTGCAACCTAAGACAGGTATGCTGGCGATGACGGTACAAGCCGTATTAAGAGGCATAGACAGACCTATCAGCCTGGTACCTGTTTACTTAGGTTATGAGCACGTGATGGAGGTCAATACCTACCTGACCGAACTCAAAGGCTCCAGCAAGAAAAAGGAATCTATAGGAGGCGTCTTTAGCGCTGCACGTAAACTGCGGGACTATGGCTATGGTTATGTGAACTTCGGTCAGCCGATTTCGCTGAATGCCTTTTTAAACCAACAGGAACCTGATTGGCGCGCATCGATAGAAACAGCGGATCTGCAAAAGCCAAGCTGGCTAAATCCGGCAGTAGCCGCACTGGCGACCCAGATCATGCAGCGGATTAACCAAGCGGCGGCGCTGAACAGCATCAACCTGATCGCCACCTGTTTACTGGCCACACGCCAGCATTCGCTAACCAGACAGGAACTCACTACACAGTTGGAGTTTTACCGTAACTTACAACACCATGCGCCTTATCATGCTAGTGTGACTTTGCCTGAAGGTTCAGTCAGCCAATGGATTGACCATGCTATTCGTTTGAAGAAAGTCGAAGTATCACAAGACAGCTTTGGTCAAATTATTCAGCTGACGCCTGAAAATGCGATTTTATTAAGTTATTACCGCAATAATGTCTGCCATTTGTTTATGCTGCCTGCAATTTTGGCGACAGCCTTGTTACAGCATCCAGGTTTAACTAAAGTGCAGTTGGTGAATATTTGTCAACTACTGCAGCCTCTGTTACAACATGAATTGTTTTTGCAGCTGGAGCACTTTAACGACTACATCAGCCAGGTGCTGGAGCAATTGCAAAAACACCAGTTAGTCGAAGTACAGGGCCAGTATCTGCAAGCAGCACCTGTACAACAGGCAGGTCATTTTATGTTGGAGCTATTGGCACACAATGCACAGGATGTTTTACAACGTTACGCTGTGGTGCTGAATTTGCTGCAACTGCGTAGTCCACTCACACGCGCTGATTTAGAGCAACAGAGCCATGAACTGGCACAGCGTTTAAGCACTTTGCACGGTATCAGCTCACCTGAATATCACGACAAACAGCTGTTTTCGACCTTAATTAACGCCTTGCGTGACGCTGGTTATTGCCATACCAATGAGCAAAATGAACTGGAAGCCACGGCTATTTTGTTACCTCTACAGCAAACCGTAAATGGCTTATTGAGAGCGGATGTACTACAGACTGTATTGAGTATAGTGAAAAAGGCATAA
- the lexA gene encoding transcriptional repressor LexA — translation MRPLTPRQAEILQLLKDYQAASGMPPTRAEIATQLGFKSANAAEEHLKALAKKGFIEMMPGTSRGIRLVEDEAANDVEEEPGLPLIGKVAAGQPILAAEHIQQRYQLDASLFKPNADFLLKVQGMSMKDIGILDGDLLAVHKTTEARQGQIVVARVEDEVTVKRFRREGQMVYLHPENGDFDVIKVDLSQQHFAIEGLAVGVIRTSSW, via the coding sequence ATGCGTCCATTAACACCAAGACAAGCCGAAATTTTGCAACTGCTTAAAGATTATCAGGCAGCTTCAGGTATGCCACCGACCCGTGCTGAAATTGCTACTCAGCTGGGATTTAAGTCAGCCAATGCTGCTGAAGAGCATTTAAAAGCGCTGGCAAAAAAAGGTTTTATCGAAATGATGCCGGGCACGTCCCGTGGTATACGTTTGGTTGAAGATGAAGCTGCCAATGATGTTGAAGAAGAGCCGGGTTTGCCATTGATAGGCAAAGTGGCTGCTGGCCAACCTATTCTGGCAGCAGAACATATTCAGCAGCGTTATCAGCTCGATGCCAGTTTGTTTAAACCCAATGCCGACTTTTTATTAAAAGTGCAGGGCATGAGTATGAAAGACATCGGTATTCTGGATGGTGACTTACTGGCTGTACACAAAACCACTGAAGCACGTCAGGGACAGATCGTAGTCGCCCGGGTTGAAGATGAAGTCACAGTAAAGCGTTTTCGCCGTGAAGGCCAGATGGTTTACCTGCATCCGGAAAACGGTGATTTTGACGTGATTAAAGTGGACTTAAGCCAACAGCATTTTGCCATTGAAGGCCTCGCCGTTGGTGTGATCCGCACTAGTAGCTGGTAA
- a CDS encoding cytochrome c oxidase subunit 3, which translates to MSEKYEHYYVPEQSPWPIVGAVALFMMAFGAGHFVNEVTKDQPGYGGYLLLAGVATLIFMLVGWFRNVIDESMHGLYSKQLDRSYRQGMSWFIFSEVMFFAAFFGALFYARIIAIPWLDGASNNASTAAVLWPAFEAAWPLLKTPGGTETQAMPWQGLPLYNTLILLASSVTLQFAHMGLEQNKRGQLKLMLGLTILLGASFLYLQGIEYVHAYQDLGLKLDSGIYGNTFFLLTGFHGLHVTLGALFLTVIFLRILLKNHFTAHKHFAFQAAAWYWHFVDVVWLCLFIFVYVL; encoded by the coding sequence ATGAGTGAAAAATACGAACATTATTACGTACCAGAGCAAAGCCCTTGGCCGATAGTAGGCGCAGTGGCGCTTTTTATGATGGCCTTTGGTGCAGGACATTTTGTCAATGAAGTGACGAAAGATCAGCCGGGTTATGGCGGTTATCTGTTGCTGGCTGGTGTCGCCACTTTAATTTTTATGCTGGTCGGCTGGTTCAGAAATGTGATTGATGAGTCCATGCATGGTTTGTACAGCAAACAACTGGACAGATCGTATCGCCAGGGCATGAGTTGGTTTATTTTTTCCGAAGTCATGTTTTTTGCAGCCTTTTTTGGTGCATTGTTTTATGCCCGTATCATCGCTATTCCGTGGTTGGACGGTGCCAGCAATAACGCCAGTACAGCTGCTGTATTGTGGCCTGCTTTTGAAGCGGCCTGGCCTTTACTAAAAACACCGGGTGGTACTGAAACTCAGGCCATGCCGTGGCAAGGTTTACCGCTTTATAACACGCTGATTTTATTAGCATCTTCTGTCACTTTGCAGTTTGCTCATATGGGGTTAGAGCAAAATAAAAGAGGTCAGCTGAAGCTGATGTTAGGACTCACTATCCTGTTAGGGGCAAGTTTTCTGTATTTGCAGGGCATAGAGTACGTACATGCCTATCAGGATCTGGGTTTAAAACTGGACTCAGGTATTTATGGCAACACCTTCTTTTTACTGACAGGTTTTCATGGTCTGCATGTGACTCTGGGGGCCTTATTCCTGACAGTGATTTTCCTGCGTATTTTGCTGAAAAACCACTTTACCGCCCATAAGCATTTTGCTTTTCAGGCCGCAGCCTGGTACTGGCATTTTGTTGATGTGGTCTGGTTATGTTTGTTTATTTTTGTCTACGTGCTGTAA
- a CDS encoding DUF2909 domain-containing protein translates to MWIKLLLIALLLFIVFNLFRALFLMLKDDENQPSMSKFLGRRVWWSAIVLLLVILALQFGIITPHGRPY, encoded by the coding sequence ATGTGGATTAAACTTTTACTCATTGCACTACTGCTCTTTATTGTTTTTAACTTATTTCGTGCTTTGTTTCTGATGCTGAAGGACGATGAGAATCAGCCCAGTATGTCCAAGTTTTTAGGCCGACGCGTCTGGTGGTCGGCCATAGTGTTATTGCTGGTGATCCTTGCACTGCAGTTTGGCATCATCACTCCGCACGGCAGGCCCTATTAG
- a CDS encoding IS4 family transposase, with translation MQLVTALTLANRYFPTNLNTGALHQLLPEEFISQCLEEAGIATVRRRRLPLESLVLVVLGMALYRGKDVWSIADKMQIMLPGRRELVAPSAVVQGRQRLGFEAMRQVFHHTQRLWHKEAEHPRWCGLQLLGVDRVVWRTPDTKENTEAFTKPKTTAGESAWPMVRMVCQMELTSHLLVNAAMDGYSTNEMVLAEQLVENTPDNSLTLFDRGFYSLGLLHAWQSKGQSRHWLIPLKKGTQYEVIEKLGKQDYLVRLTTSPQARKKWQCLPEYMEARLLQKKIKGKECFILTSMLDTKAFMGDEIVDLYSQRWEIELGYREMKQHLLDSEFTLRSKKSDMVKQELWGVLLCYNLIRYQMVRMAKTLPGIYPNELSFTLCANAIVSLFEHGFTLISAHHIPKELDDLTRKAEFFILPFRREERMYPRQVKRKPSKYAYKK, from the coding sequence ATGCAATTAGTTACCGCTTTAACCCTTGCCAATCGCTATTTCCCAACAAACCTGAATACAGGTGCGTTACACCAGCTTTTACCCGAAGAATTTATCAGCCAGTGCCTTGAAGAGGCTGGTATCGCGACCGTGCGTCGTCGTCGATTGCCCTTAGAATCCTTGGTGTTGGTTGTACTTGGTATGGCGCTTTATCGTGGTAAAGATGTCTGGAGCATTGCAGATAAAATGCAAATTATGCTACCCGGTCGACGTGAATTGGTGGCCCCCAGCGCTGTTGTGCAGGGGAGGCAGCGGTTGGGTTTTGAAGCGATGCGGCAGGTGTTTCATCACACCCAAAGGCTGTGGCACAAGGAAGCCGAACACCCACGCTGGTGCGGTCTGCAGTTACTGGGGGTGGACAGAGTTGTCTGGCGTACACCAGATACAAAGGAAAATACAGAAGCCTTTACGAAGCCAAAAACCACAGCTGGCGAATCGGCCTGGCCCATGGTCAGAATGGTGTGTCAGATGGAACTGACCAGTCATTTGCTAGTGAATGCAGCCATGGATGGGTACAGCACCAATGAAATGGTGCTGGCAGAGCAACTGGTTGAAAATACGCCGGACAACAGCCTGACGTTATTTGACCGTGGGTTTTATTCGTTAGGGCTGCTGCACGCATGGCAGAGCAAAGGGCAAAGCCGGCACTGGCTTATCCCGCTGAAAAAAGGCACTCAGTATGAAGTGATAGAAAAGCTTGGAAAGCAGGACTACCTGGTACGACTGACAACAAGTCCTCAGGCAAGAAAGAAATGGCAGTGCTTGCCGGAGTATATGGAAGCGCGGTTACTGCAGAAAAAAATCAAAGGCAAAGAGTGCTTTATCCTGACCTCAATGCTTGATACCAAAGCGTTCATGGGCGATGAAATTGTGGATTTATATAGTCAGCGCTGGGAAATCGAGTTGGGTTATCGGGAGATGAAGCAGCATCTGCTGGACAGCGAATTTACGCTACGAAGCAAGAAATCAGACATGGTCAAGCAAGAGCTGTGGGGAGTACTGCTGTGCTACAACCTTATCCGTTACCAGATGGTAAGGATGGCGAAAACCTTGCCAGGTATTTACCCTAATGAGCTGAGTTTTACTTTATGCGCGAATGCCATAGTCAGCTTATTCGAGCATGGATTTACCTTAATCAGCGCCCACCATATTCCAAAAGAACTGGATGATTTAACCCGAAAAGCCGAATTTTTTATCTTGCCGTTCCGGCGTGAAGAGCGCATGTATCCAAGGCAAGTGAAACGAAAACCGAGTAAATATGCGTACAAAAAATAA